Below is a window of Cytophagaceae bacterium DNA.
AGAGACGATATTTTAAATTATCGGCTTAAGAGACGATAATCCAATTTATCGGTCATAAAGCCGATAAATTTACAAAAACATTGTCAATTTTAAATTCAGAGAATATTTCATGAAGTTTACTTTTTAAAAAATGCTTTCAGGGCATTGCAGACTTATCTTTGCAGAAAAAACATCCTCCTGAATGGATTATTTCAAAACCCTGGCTGATTTGCTCAAAACAGAAAAAATCGAAGACCAGGCTCAATATAAAAGACTTACAGAAACGGCTTCGATAGGCGAAAAACGGGCAAACGGACTCACCTGGTATCCCATCGCCATCAGAGGGCAGGAATTGGGTCGCGGAGATTATCTGACTGTTGAAGTCGAGCGAACTACCCATCAGGACCTCTCGCATCAGTTCAGGTTTGGAATACCGGCAGTGATATTTTCCAATCACGACCCCAAAGTTGACCGGGTTGAAGGCATAATCAACCACCAAAGCGGTAACAGAGCCAAAATCACCCTCAGAACCGACGAACTACCTGACTGGTCTCGTGACGGAAAACTGGGGCTGGAAATACTCTTCGACAATAATTCTTACGAAGAAATGGAGTCGGCGATAAAAAAGGCTCAGGATTATAAAAATGCAGATGTTTTAACCGGAATTTCTAAGCCGGTTTTTGAAAATAATTTCGAAAAAATAAAAATCCAAAACCTTAACGACTCACAAAATCAGGCAGTTAACAATATAATATCGGCACAACAACTGGCCATAGTGCATGGTCCTCCGGGTACAGGAAAAACCACCACCATAGTAGCCGCCATCACAGAAATGGCTTCAAAAAATCAGAAAATACTGGTTACCGCACCGAGTAATGCTGCAGTAGATCTGCTGGCTGAAAAGCTTTCAGAAAAAGGTCTGGAAGTTCTAAGGGTGGGCAATCCGGTGAGGGTATCCGAAAGGCTAAATAAGCTTACTTTAGAGGCTAAAATGAGTCAACATCCTGCTTTTAAAGATATTAAAAAACTAAAAATTCAAGCCAACGAATACCGGAGCCTCGCCCACAAATACAAGCGGAATTTTGGAAAAGCCGAGCGGGACCAACGCAAAGCACTTTTTGATGAAGCCCATAAGATTTTGAAAGAAATCGAAAACATCGAAGAGTATATCATGGATGATTTAAGAGCAAAAACACAGGTTGTTGCGGCCACCTTAGTTGGAGCAAACCATTATACTGTATCCAAAAATCAATACGATGTGGTGATTATCGATGAGGCAGGACAGGCACTGGAACCCGCCTGTTGGATACCCATCCTTAAAGCTGAAAAAGTAGTATTGGCGGGCGATCATTGTCAGCTCCCTCCTACCATAAAGTCTGAAATAGCAGCTCAACAAGGTCTTTCTGTTACATTACTAGAAAAACTGGTCAATACCCATCCCGAAGCCGTAACGCTACTCGACACGCAGTACCGCATGAATGAGAAAATCATGGCACATTCGTCAGGAGAATTCTACGGAAACCGCTTGATTGCTCATGAATCTGTAAAAAACAGGGTCTTGAATCAGGAAATACCGCCTCTGCTTTATATTGATACAGCAGGATGCAGTTTTGATGAAAAAATCGAAGGAACCAGTGCCACCAATCCTGATGAAGCTGCCTTTGTAGTAAAAAGAATGGAGGAGTTCAGCAAATATTTTGACAACAAGACCAGCGTAGCAGTAATCAGCCCTTACAAACAGCAAATCAAAATACTGGAAGAACTGGTAAATGCATCCGAAACTTTAAAACCTTTTCTAACCAATATTTCTATTAATACGATTGACAGTTTTCAGGGCCAGGAACGTGATGCGGTGTTTATTTCCATGACACGCTCCAATCCAGAAAACCAGATAGGTTTCCTCGGCGATACCCGACGCATGAACGTAGCCATGACCCGAGCCCGTAAACTTCTGTTAGTGGTAGGCGATAGTGCAACCATCGGCAGCCATCCGTTTTATGCAGGATTTATCGAAAATTCAGAGAAAACCGAGGCGTACAAAAGTGCATGGGAATTCTTAAATTTGTAATCTCATGAATTTACAAAACCTTCCAACAGTAAGCATTATCATCCCTTCCCGAAATGAAGAGAATAATCTTCCTTTTTGCTTAAAATCACTCGAAAAAATAGATTATCCGAAAGAAAAGCTGGAAATAATACTAGGAAATGATAATTCTGAGGATGCTACGCCACAATTGCTACAAGCCTTTGCCAATCAATATTCTCATGTCAGGTATATAAATATTCCAAAAGCCGAAAAAAATGAAACACTGAAGGCAAAAACCAGGGCTTTGAATTTTTTGATAAAAGAGAGCACCGGAGATTTTTTATTTTTTTCAGATGCAGATATTGAACTACCTGCAGGTGGGATAAATGCCATGCTCAAAAATCTGGAGCCCAATATGGGAGTAATGGTGGGTGTCACTGCTTTCAGAAATACTGATTTCCTCAATGCCATGCAAGGCACAGAATGGCTCATGGTTCTGACCATGATGAAGTTTTTTTCGGACTATAAAATCCCTACCACCGGAATGGGAAATAACATGATGGTGACTAGAAAAGCTTATGAATCGGCAGGTGGCTATGAAAAGATTGGTTTTTCGATTGTCGAAGATTATGCTCTTTATCAGGCAATTATAGCCCAAAGATTTGACTTTAAACATGTCTTTGAACCCGATATTGTGGCTTATACCCGACCACCGGCAAATTTTCTGGAGCAAAGAAAACGATGGATAAAAGGTGCTTTGGAAAGTAAGTCCTGGCTCATCGTTTTAGGGCTATCTCAGGCATTTTATTTACCTGTTTTTATACTTTTGGCAATATATTCTCCAATTTCATTGGGTATTACAAACGGCATCTTGTTGCTCTTTTATTTATTTATAGTTTTATTTTTTGAAAAAAAACTGGCTCTGAAAGGTTATATGCGGTGGCTTCCATTATTTTTGATTTACATGCCGCTTACCTGGTTTGTTCAGTATTTCGTTTTTCTTTTTTCAAAAAAAATAGACTGGAAAGGCCAAATATTCGAATCAAAAATATTCTGAAAAACAATTTATTTGAAAACATTATAATTAAAAGAGCAGATTTTGCATTTTTGTGTGTTTTTTAAATCATTATGAGCAAAAAAGCTTTAGAACTCATCATCGACAACCTCGACACCGTTTTCAGAGGAGATGCCTGGCACGGTCCATCTGTAATGGAAATCATCAATAGTTTACCTTTGGAGAAGGTCACCCAAAAACAGCAGTTTTCCAGTGAAACTATTGCACAGCATGTTTTTCATCTGATGGCATGGAGGAAGTTTGCCCTGGAAAAACTAAACGACAACATACATTACAGTCTTGAAACTGAGGAAGACAACTGGGGAAATGCTGAAGATATTAAAGCTGAAAACTTTCAGATTCTGGTAGAAAACCTTAAAAAGAGTCACAATGCTTTAATTGATAGCCTCGAAAGTTATGATGATGAGCTTTTGGAGCGAAATGTACCCGGAGAATACTATAATTTTTATAAACTATTAAATGGAATAATTCAGCATGACACCTATCATCTTGGGATGATCTGGGTGTTGTGGCAGTAAATTTATCGCTATGGCACATACCAATACCAATATCGAAAACCTAAAAAACCTTTTTAACTCTGCGTTTCACGGCGGAGCATGGCATGGTCCTTCAGTGCTTGAGCTCACTAAAGGTCTGACAGTAAAAGAAGTATCTTACAAAGCAGGAAATGTTCATAATATCGCCGAGCTCATTTACCATATCACAAGCTGGAGGATTTTTGCTGTAAAAAAATGCAGGGAGACGAAGCCTATGTGATTGAGGACGAAAAACTTAACTGGGGAAATATCGGGAAAATTGATCAGTTTGAGCTCGAAACACTCATGATGGAGCTTACCCTCAGCCATGATGAATTAATAAAAGAATTGGAAACCAAAACCGATGATTTTCTGAATAAAATAGTTCCAGGGGCAGAATATACCTTTTTCACTTTATTGACAGGGATCATCAATCATGACCTTTACCATGCCGGACAGATTGCCATTTTGAAAAAACTAGCAGCTAAAAACGCTAAAGGTGGTGACGATGACTTCATTGGAAGTAGCCGCTACTTTGAAGATGATCTGGAAGATGATTTTATTTAAGTGACAGATATTAAAACAAAAAAGCCTTCGAAATCAGTTTTCGAAGGCTTTTTTTATGAGATATTTTTTAGTCTGCTTTGGTGAATTTTGAAGTACGGCCAATCAGGGAAATTCCGATATAACCTCTTACATCGAGGTGCGTAGGACTCACCTGAGTGATAATGCAGGAATAAGTCTTGCCGTTTTTTGGGTCATAAATCGTTCCATCTTCCCATTTTTTATCACTGACTTTTTTGAAGTTTTTCATAAAAATCAGGCCCATTAATGGAGTGCTTCTCAATTTGGCTTCAGGGTTTTTGGTGTCTGTACGTGGTTTACCATTTTCTAGAGGGTCTTTGAGCCATACCACCTTTCCGTAAAATTTACCTGCATTTTCATAAAACTGAACTCTGGAAGTTTTCTCTTCATTGTACCAGGTTCCTTTGGTGATGTCCTGGGCTTTTGCTCCAAAAAACATTAATAAAAATGCAACTGAAAGAATTCTTTTCATTCTGATTTTATTTAAGAATTGATTATTGTTGATAGTATTTTTTTGTAAAATTCAAAAATAAGAAAGGAAATACAAATTCCAATCGATGCTCCAACAAAAACATCTATAGGAAAATGTACACCCAGATAAATACGACTATAGGAAACAATTATTGCCCATAAGAGCATAGCTGGTTTCAGGTATTTTTTATAAATACCAATTTGTGATATTATAAAAAACAAGGCAAAACTATTGGAAGCATGCGATGAAACAAAGCCATATTGTCCGCCACAATTGCCCACCAGATGCATCTGAGACATAATTTCTGGATTATGACATGGTCTTAATCTTCCAAAAAATGGTTTCATCAACCCGGAAGTAATAAAATCAGAGCAGCCTACGGCAACTATTATTATAAGGATATAAATAATTCCTTGCTTAATCCCGAATTTTTTAAATAATAAAAAAATAAGAAAAACATATAGTGGTAACCAGGTTCGGGAATGCGATACCCAAAGCATTATCTGATCAAAATAGCCATTGTGGAAGCCATTTAGCCACAAAAACAAATTATGGTCGATATTTATTAAAAACTCAATCAAACTTCAAAAGTGTCCTTACTTTTTTCATAGTATCCGACGCAATATCCGCCGCTTTCTCCTCTCCTACTTTTAATTTGGCCTCTAAAGCAGCACTATCAGCCATAAAATAATCAAAAAGCTCCCTTTGTTTTCCGTATTTATCCAAAATCAAATCCAAAAATTCCTTTTTGGCATGACCATAACCATAACCACCCGCCAAA
It encodes the following:
- a CDS encoding phosphatase PAP2 family protein → MIEFLINIDHNLFLWLNGFHNGYFDQIMLWVSHSRTWLPLYVFLIFLLFKKFGIKQGIIYILIIIVAVGCSDFITSGLMKPFFGRLRPCHNPEIMSQMHLVGNCGGQYGFVSSHASNSFALFFIISQIGIYKKYLKPAMLLWAIIVSYSRIYLGVHFPIDVFVGASIGICISFLIFEFYKKILSTIINS
- a CDS encoding DinB family protein, whose protein sequence is MSKKALELIIDNLDTVFRGDAWHGPSVMEIINSLPLEKVTQKQQFSSETIAQHVFHLMAWRKFALEKLNDNIHYSLETEEDNWGNAEDIKAENFQILVENLKKSHNALIDSLESYDDELLERNVPGEYYNFYKLLNGIIQHDTYHLGMIWVLWQ
- a CDS encoding glycosyltransferase translates to MNLQNLPTVSIIIPSRNEENNLPFCLKSLEKIDYPKEKLEIILGNDNSEDATPQLLQAFANQYSHVRYINIPKAEKNETLKAKTRALNFLIKESTGDFLFFSDADIELPAGGINAMLKNLEPNMGVMVGVTAFRNTDFLNAMQGTEWLMVLTMMKFFSDYKIPTTGMGNNMMVTRKAYESAGGYEKIGFSIVEDYALYQAIIAQRFDFKHVFEPDIVAYTRPPANFLEQRKRWIKGALESKSWLIVLGLSQAFYLPVFILLAIYSPISLGITNGILLLFYLFIVLFFEKKLALKGYMRWLPLFLIYMPLTWFVQYFVFLFSKKIDWKGQIFESKIF
- a CDS encoding AAA family ATPase; translation: MDYFKTLADLLKTEKIEDQAQYKRLTETASIGEKRANGLTWYPIAIRGQELGRGDYLTVEVERTTHQDLSHQFRFGIPAVIFSNHDPKVDRVEGIINHQSGNRAKITLRTDELPDWSRDGKLGLEILFDNNSYEEMESAIKKAQDYKNADVLTGISKPVFENNFEKIKIQNLNDSQNQAVNNIISAQQLAIVHGPPGTGKTTTIVAAITEMASKNQKILVTAPSNAAVDLLAEKLSEKGLEVLRVGNPVRVSERLNKLTLEAKMSQHPAFKDIKKLKIQANEYRSLAHKYKRNFGKAERDQRKALFDEAHKILKEIENIEEYIMDDLRAKTQVVAATLVGANHYTVSKNQYDVVIIDEAGQALEPACWIPILKAEKVVLAGDHCQLPPTIKSEIAAQQGLSVTLLEKLVNTHPEAVTLLDTQYRMNEKIMAHSSGEFYGNRLIAHESVKNRVLNQEIPPLLYIDTAGCSFDEKIEGTSATNPDEAAFVVKRMEEFSKYFDNKTSVAVISPYKQQIKILEELVNASETLKPFLTNISINTIDSFQGQERDAVFISMTRSNPENQIGFLGDTRRMNVAMTRARKLLLVVGDSATIGSHPFYAGFIENSEKTEAYKSAWEFLNL
- a CDS encoding DUF2147 domain-containing protein, which gives rise to MKRILSVAFLLMFFGAKAQDITKGTWYNEEKTSRVQFYENAGKFYGKVVWLKDPLENGKPRTDTKNPEAKLRSTPLMGLIFMKNFKKVSDKKWEDGTIYDPKNGKTYSCIITQVSPTHLDVRGYIGISLIGRTSKFTKAD